The following proteins come from a genomic window of Neptunomonas concharum:
- a CDS encoding sulfurtransferase TusA family protein has product MQEIEVDQFLDTRGLNCPLPLLKTKQALNKLTTGQVLKVVATDAGSVRDFKAFTDRSDHELLEMFSADAEYTYLIRRG; this is encoded by the coding sequence ATGCAAGAAATAGAAGTCGATCAATTCTTAGATACTCGTGGACTAAACTGCCCCTTGCCCTTGCTAAAAACCAAGCAGGCACTCAACAAACTTACAACAGGGCAGGTTCTAAAAGTCGTAGCTACTGATGCAGGTTCAGTGCGTGACTTTAAAGCTTTTACTGATCGTTCAGACCATGAGTTACTTGAAATGTTCAGCGCAGACGCCGAATATACCTACCTCATTCGCCGCGGTTGA